A window of the Butyricimonas virosa genome harbors these coding sequences:
- a CDS encoding IS3 family transposase, protein MCGHFGYSKQAYYRGQRAGDKLERECYLLSLVRDIREDMPNLGGVKLWKKLNSSGVQVGRDELYRLLRAHDLMVKHEKRRVVTTDSSGWFRQFPNLVKGLEIKRHNQVWVSDITYVDTLSGFVFLSLVTDAYSRRIMGWFVHDKLNTEGPLNALYRAFLQVRASEIEGTIHHSDRGVQYCSYQYNTTLGMKRMNTSMTQDGSPYDNAIAERVNGILKREWLEQEVFVNIEQVRVRVEKVVALYNGQRPHFSIGLNTPDSIYRDLTGKFAFHMY, encoded by the coding sequence TTGTGCGGTCACTTCGGCTACAGCAAGCAGGCCTACTACCGCGGGCAGCGGGCTGGCGACAAACTGGAGAGGGAGTGTTACCTTCTATCGCTCGTCCGGGACATACGCGAGGACATGCCAAACCTCGGCGGGGTGAAACTATGGAAGAAGCTAAATTCCAGCGGTGTCCAGGTCGGGCGTGACGAGCTTTACCGCTTGCTTCGCGCTCACGACTTGATGGTCAAGCACGAGAAAAGGCGAGTGGTAACGACGGATTCCAGCGGGTGGTTCCGGCAGTTCCCAAACCTGGTGAAAGGGCTGGAGATCAAGCGCCACAACCAGGTTTGGGTCAGTGATATCACTTACGTGGACACGCTCTCGGGGTTCGTCTTTCTCTCCCTGGTGACGGATGCCTACTCCCGCCGGATCATGGGGTGGTTCGTGCACGACAAGTTAAACACGGAAGGACCGTTGAACGCCTTGTACAGGGCCTTCTTGCAGGTCAGGGCAAGCGAGATCGAGGGCACGATACATCACTCGGACAGGGGCGTGCAGTATTGTAGTTACCAGTACAACACAACGCTGGGGATGAAGCGGATGAACACGAGCATGACCCAGGACGGATCTCCGTACGATAACGCTATCGCGGAGAGGGTGAACGGGATTCTCAAGAGGGAGTGGCTGGAACAGGAGGTTTTCGTGAACATCGAACAGGTCAGGGTGAGGGTGGAGAAGGTCGTCGCGTTGTACAACGGGCAGAGACCGCACTTCTCTATAGGGCTGAACACGCCTGATTCGATTTACCGGGACTTGACCGGAAAGTTCGCCTTCCACATGTACTAG